tcaatggaagcgcgcATAaacccggctttacgagcgctcccattgaagtgaatgggaagtgtttagaagcactcgcgtgtacggctcggaaagagccaagcgcttacgccgtgtgaaggggctcttaCAGTCATCTTATGGCTTTCTGGGTGTTATCACAGGCCTGAGGGACGGCTAAGACCtgaattgggtctcagtggtgacatggagCAAGCCAGTGTCTTCGTGAGTAATAGCAAAACAAATCTTGCAGGTTCCACACATTTCTACATAGCTAACCTCAGTGTGATAGACAAAATATGTATAAAACCACACCAGTATAGGTATAGGGTGGTtaccaatgggaaaaggatttgtcccgtTCAATATAATACCAAGAAAGCAGGTGGCACACCAAAGAGTTAGTGgtaaaaaaagtgaaggaggtttattgcctcatgctgTGACGTTTCGGCTCCAAGAGCCTGTTTCAAGCCAAGCTTCTTGGAGCCGAAACATTGCAGCATGatgcaataaacctccttcactttttttacCACCTACTctttggtgtgccgcctgctttttgGAGTTCTCCTTAGTGTGATAGACATCTTCATACTGTGACATCAGCTAGGAAACCTCCTCTAAAGGTTGATAGGGACATACGGAGACTTAACTCTAACAAGGTATATTCACAAAGGGTAGTAGTATACCGTATACGTATATATGCTGCTACCAATGAGTTGATATGTGTCAGATGTTCCCATATAGCTGTGCCACTAGATACATAATCTAACCATGTCATAGATGTGCTAATATATGGTAGATATACGTAGCATTGATATACAGTATGGACAGGGATATATGTAGAGTATGAGGGGGTATAGACGGGAGACTAGCGACAGACAATCTCCTATAGATACAGCCCTATAGACAAGGGACTATATTGCCTTCAGTAGAGGACTACTAAGAATACTCATCGCCTCATATCCACTCTCACCTCTGCCGGTAACTTTGCAGGAAGGAACAATGTCCTAGTGGTGATCGATGATCTGAACAGCAGCAGCGAGAGCGAGAAACAAAGAATCCTCACCCACCAGCCCAGCATCAGAGAGCTCGCCCGGGATCTGTTCATCTTCAGCTCCGAGGATAAGGCGGCTCTTACTGAGGGTGGATACCAGTCTTCACCCCATACTTTGAGAGCACTGGATGATATCAAGAGAGTAATAAAAGGTAATGGAGTCCTGGGGGCATTATAGGACAATTCTACAAAGCAATAGTCTGAAAAAGTACTGTGAGACGGGTCTATGAGACGGTATTACTATGcaatggagcgctcatggcttaataagactccacacacctaaatggtggttttctccctatggagtgacgatatcccctgcaccctgtctaagcctctcacctctgccagatcagtcctctctgcgccaagctgatgagatgcaaatacatcgaaacagctgtccttggctgagagactgtatctggtaaaatcccaacatcattgcaaacaaaggcctctgagaaggtcagcatgatgttaaagggagcgccctctatttgattgcttgactgagactctgtcttcctaattacatcatggaagatagacttgcacattctcagtcagcgccctctattggtgtgcatacttgagacactgacatcctaattacatcatggaagtcagatttgcatattcttcccatgcaacTAGACAACACTAAGAGACAATACTCTGAGACAGTAGTTCGAGATGAGTTTATGAGACAGTACTACAAAACAATACTAAGAGACAGTACTACAGGATGAGACAGTGCTATGAGAAAAATCTAAGAGGCAGTACTGTCTAGAGGACAAAGCTAAGAGACAGTGCTCTGAAATGATCAAACCTTAACaagtacttttttttcttttcttctaggTCGCAAGGGAAGAGTCAGCCATGTGAGTGTCCACCTACAGACTGCAAAACCCCGCACAAACCCCTACAAAACTCTCACTCTATGTGACCTGTCTGAGTGTCTACACTGACCACAGTGCCCAGACCCCACagatacacatactgtactgtacacacgcACACGTTATACATATACACTTTATACATATGCTCACACATCTGGATGTTTTCTCATTGTGTTTATTGTGTCTATAGGACATTGAACGACAGCCAAGTGAAACGTCAACCCATCCAACCCAGAGGAGGCCAATACCTGTAAGTGCACATGGATGATGGTACAGACTtgttgatatacactcaccggccactttattaggtacaccatgctagtagcgggttggacccccttttgccttcagaactgcctcaattcttcgtggcatagattcaacaaggtgctggaagcattcctcagagattttggtccatattgacatgatggcatcacacagttgtcgcagatttgtcggctgcacatccatgatgcgaatctcccgttccaccacatcccaaagatactctattggattgagatctggtgactgtggaggccattggagtacagtgaactcattgtcatgttcaagaaaccagtctgagatgattccagctttatgacatggcgcattatcctgctgaaagtagccatcagatgttgggtacattgtggtcataaagggatggacatggtcagcaacaatactcaggtaggctttggcgttgcaacgatgctcaattggtaccaaggggcccaaagagtgccaagaaaatattccccacaccatgacaccaccaccaccagcctgaaccgttgatacaaggcaggatggatccatgctttcatgttgttgacgccaaattctgaccctaccatccgaatgtcgcagcagaaatcgagactcatcagaccaggcaacgtttttccaatcttcaattgtccaatttcgatgagcctgtgcaaattgtagcctcagtttcctgttcttagctgaaaagagtggcacccggtgtggtcttctgctgctgtagcccatctgcctcaaagttcgacgtactgtgcgttcagagatgctcttctggctaccttggttgtaacgggtggctatttgagtcactgttgcctttctatcagctcgaaccagtctggccattctcctctgacctctggcatcaacaacgcatttccgcccacagaactgccgctcactggatgttttttctttttcggaccattctctgtaaaccctagagatggttgtgcgtgaaaatcccagtagatcagcagtttctgaaatactcagaccagcccttctggcaccaacaaccatgccacgttcaaaggcactcaaatcacctttcttccccatactggtttgaactgcaggagattgtcttgaccatgtctacatgcctaaatgcactgagttgccgccatgtgattggctgattagaaattaagtgttaacgagcagttggacaggtgtacctaataaagtggccggtgagtgtagtttagCTTCTAATCCATCATAGAGCAGCTTGCAATAGAAGTATATATCAGACAAGCCTGGGATCCTTCAATaggttcccggctgtcatggcaatgggtgCCGGCCCCAGATCTCTTTTGGGGGACGTTGATCCCCAgaaaaatggtgcctcagtcagctttgtccaatgcctgcgatcagtgcaggcactgacCATGGTTGATAGGTAGGGAAGAAATCCAGCGTCTCCAGGAACTTgttaaaaataaatctttattacTTCATCTTAAAAAAAGCTTTGACAGCATACCGAAGATGGCAAGTACTCCAACATGGGACTAAATGTatgagctacgcgtttcggaactactTCGGTTCCTTCGTCATGCCATGACGAAGGAACCGAagtagttccgaaacgcgtagctcatACATTTAGTCCCATGTTGGAGTACTTGCCATCTTCGGTATGCtgtcaaagcttttttttttaagatgaagtaataaagatttatttttaacAAGTTCCTGGAGACGCTGGATTTCTTCCCTACCTATCGTCTTTATCCAGTGGATTAGAGTCTGTCCACGTCCGAGCAGCCTGGGAACCATTTTCCATACATCAAgaagggtgagctggatattcGGTTTTCTACTGACCATGGTTATTAGTGTATAATAGAGAAGAGACATGGCAGCTATGGTGGGCTGTAAGGGTAACCTATCACTGTCTATTCAAAGAGAAAAAGGAGGACACCGAGCAACCCTATAGAGTAGATCCGTTTGACATAGTTTGTGTAAATGAACAAAGGATAAAGACCAATCGGTCTCTCACCTGTAGTGGTTATGATAGTGTCACAACCATATACAAAGATGTATAGGAACCAAGGCGGAGGTGGCAGCAAACCCACTGTCAGCACCGAAcaccaatgtgtgaatgggaacaAACCAAGTAGCATATATCCAGAGAACAGTTAATGTTGCACTCTCAGGTCAAGGAGGTCAAGGAGGATGGTCAAGCGATTGAACAAGAGCacaccactgtctattggctgagaggagTTACAAATGTCTGCCGCCATATGTTAGACCAGGACATACGGAGTCAACAATGTCATGTGTGCAGTGACTCACTCACCACGTAATAGTAACATCTGACAACCTCTCagtcaatagacagtggtagatggaccttacagtgttcatgttgcaaatgagttctctcacagcactgggggtgggccccagcgctcaaacagcactgagggcgtccccaattctgcaagagaaatctccagcgctgcctccatcttcttcaggaacggcctctctacacgtcttcttccagagctgggttcaaacttctaggccttgggcacagtaagcggccattttcttgtggcctgtgggctcgTGGCcttgtcagctctgcccaaggcttgaggcctagaagtttgaacccaagaAGATgagaagagaggccgttcctgaagaagatggaggtagcgctgaagatttctctcgcagcattggggacacccccagtgctgtttgagtgctggggcccacccccagtgctgcgagagaactcatttgcatacagatgaaaacctggatttctactgaacggcggcacggagaagacatctaaaggtaggagaagaaaagcctttcataagactattcctacgtgtgattgagaaaaacaatgtgattttaatagtagaatccctttaagaacttttTTAGGAGTTAAGAGTTAACATTTTGTCATTAAGTAGCATTATTCTTAATCAGAATAAAATATTTTAAGCGTTTGTCTCTATGGGCAAGTACACTGCATGGAAATATGTAATCGTAGACGTGTCACACACAGTAGTTAGTGGTAGTGGTGGCCATGGTACTAGTAGTTCAACTTTCGCTAATGTAAAAATAAGATTGTGATATTCAGCGTGGAATATGCTCAGTGATCTATGGGTGTAAAGAGCAGTCACTATTCTTGTTATATTATGTCTTTTCTTCTCTCTCCCACTATGTACAGTAaccatgatgtttttttttcctcttccagAGTCGCCGCTGCATAATCATCATCCTCGCTTTAATAGCATTCATTGGGATTATCCTGATCATAGTGTTGAATCTTCCCAAGAATCATCACCTGGGTGCTTTTACTCCTGTCCACAGCACTGAGGCCCCCAAATATTATACAGTCTCCAGTAACATGACCACCATAATGGTGTTTAACACCACCGTCTTGATGTAGCAGTCTCCGTATCCACTACTAGTGGCTTTATCTCTATGTAATGAATTGTATGATATAAGCACTGCCTACTTTAAGTGATGACATAAGACTGACAACCTACAGCGACTAATCTATGGCCAGTGTTGTCGATAACATTATATTCCTCTTATTTCTATCTTCCATCGTCTTGTTTGTTTCTTGCTATTCTGGGCACATTGGATGATTTCTCACAAATTTACATTAATAAAAAGGAATCTTGATCGGCTGTAGTTGTGAAGCATCGTTCAATCTAATATGGTTTATGGTTAAAACATGGAGTATTTTACCTTCTACTAACAGCGGTGGGATgagcaatgggggggggggtgactgtgCTACACAATCATGGCGGCCATATATCTCCACATCAGATGAGACTCATTAATTCAttaattattttttgttatttgatccatcatactgtgggggcaccagaatgggaagctgtatactgtggggggcactgaaggGCATTTTGTAGTTTgcaggcaactggagggggactgcaTAATTTTGGGGCAACTGGATAGGGAAACTGCATACAATGGGGACAAATGGAGACAGGGCTGTATACTGTTGGGTAAGaagaggaggactgtatactgtgggggaaactgcAGGCAGAtctttatagtgtgggggcaactgaagaGGAACTGTATACTGCGGGGACAACTGGATTGGGACTGCAAATTGTGGAGGCAATAAGAGgaagactgtatactgtggggtaaCTAGAGGCATACTTTTCAGTGTAttctgtgggggcaactgaaCAAGGACAGTCTACTGTAGGGGCAAACGgagggggccattataatgtgggggcatacagTGTCAGAGCCATTATaggggcattatgctgtgggggAGCACAAAGAGACATTGATGGGAATGCAAGGAGCCAAAATGGAAGTGGGTGGGGCTGATGGTGACTGTGCTTTCTACCTGAAAGTTGAGTGATATGCGTCTTCAGTAATTGCTTTCAGCAGCTTGGAGACACTAAGTATTATGAAGTGATATCATTATATCACACCTGCCAATCTCTTACATGCCAGCAACAGGGGCCGAATGGTGGAGCTTCACCATTGCATAAAACTATATTTACACCCCAAGGATGCAGATAGAGTGTAAGCTGGGACATACCACTCACTGCCTCGAACAGCAGGAAACCCTTGAAATCCAGGACTGTACTGCTGAGTCTGGAATTGTTGGTCGGTATCGTGAAATCGCAGCTATCTCGCCTGACTCCTCTGCACACATGAGCAGGGAGAGGAGATGAAGTCAAAATCAAACTCCTCTGGAGGTGGCTTATTTCTGAAGAACAAAAGAACTGGTCAGCTGAAATTCAATGGAGTGATCCCTTTCTTCCCTCACAAGTGCCTTTGGGAGAGAGCTGAAAAGATGCCATACGTATTAGATGATGGACTAAACCTGTCAAAATCGGGGTGTTTGGCCAACCTActtcatttatatttatattaaaaattaGACAGGAATAATCAATCTGACCTAACGTTCTAAAGGAAAATAACTAAGATTTTTCTTAGAAGCATCAAACTTCTAGAAAGATGCACTGAATTTATCGTAGACTCATGAAAGTGACAGAAGTGGTGGATCTGTCCAGTGATGGACATGAATGAATTCCTAAATGGTGGAAGCTCCTGGTGAAGCCTTCAGTGTGGACATGGTTGTACCCTTAGAGGTGCAATCTCGTCCCTACTGGAATTTTAGGCTCATATTTATGTTATAGTAACAACTATCCAGTTATTTTCTTGGTGTCTTTTGATCACCCAGGGGATTTTTACTGTAACTGACCTGGACTTTGGAGTTATAAATGGTGTCCATTAACAGAGTACAGTCCTTATCTGGTTTTATGTCTTCAGGTGTTTCTAGTGTCGTCAGCTGAGCGCTGCTCTGgctgtttttttgcatttgtggaCATCTGAAGAAGGGATTTTATCAAATGTCAGATTATGACGTTAAAAGTCTAAAATTGAAGTCTTAGCCCATGAAGTCTGGAGAACAACTGCAGATATCAACAAAAGAAGAACCAGACAAACTCGATACATCCACATTTCTATGGACCATTGCGGACTTAGGATCCAACTCTCTTTGCCTTCCTACAATATGTTCTTAAATGGaacaaaaaatatgtattttagggTGAAGGGTCAACATGGGAGAAGTCATTTTAAAGTATCTCAGCTAGTACTACCTTATTTTTTACCTTTCCATCTGAAAATTCTAGGTCATGTTCTCCTCATTTGGGCCATTGATCTCGCGTATTTCTGTTCTCTTTGTGGGGTCACTATCTCAGGCCACAGACAATATTTTATGGTTCAATCGGCATGATCTGTACCATATAGGCAGTCCATAGGGTACACAATCTGCTGTCACTAGTTACTGCTGATATAAGACAGCTCATGTCACACACCTATAATGGAGGAGATCATGGTGCAGCCTATGACTGTATAGTTTTGGTTAGCTAGAAAAATGTGTAAAGAAATGGATAATACCATTGCCCCCGGCAGTAGTAATAGTTCAGttctctagctgcccatgtgatgTGTTGaagcatcatgggattgatagcacAGCAAATCAATGTCTATGAGAGCATAGCCCCTGAACTCAATCTTGGTTATTGGCTCCTTCCATGAAAACAGAGGTCCTGAACTATACCTGAGCTCATTCCATGAGAGCAGAGCTCTTGAACTCCTCCTTATGTAGTTTATTTGTCTATGAGAGCATAGCCCCTGAACTTAATCTTGGGTATTGACTCCTTCCATGAGGTCAGGGCTCCTGAACTCCACCTTGTGTAATGTCTCTGTCTATGAGAGCATAGCCCCTGAACTTAATCTTGGGTATTGACTCCTTCCATGAGGTCAGGGCTCCTGAACTCCTCCTTATGTAGTGTCTCTGTCTATGAGAGCATAGCCCCTGAATTTAGTCTTGGGTATTGACTCCTTCCATGAGGTCAGGGCTCCTGAACTCCACCTTGTGTAATGTCTCTGTCTATGAGAATATAGCCCTTGAACTGAGGCTTGGTTATTGTCTCCTTCCATGAAAACATTCCATGAACTCCACCATATTATTGGCTCTTTCCATGATAGCATAGCCCACCAAACTCCACCTTGTGTATCACCTGCTTCCATAAGATCAGAGGCTCCTGAACTCTTCATTGACTACATCAGTTCCATCCATGAGCAGGCATGTTTGGACATTAAGTGGATTTTCCCACATTTTTCTCCACTACTTCCTGATGAGATTATCTCAGAAAGGACTTTGAGtttaagagaaagaaaaaaaacaagacaagAAATGAGCATTAAAATGCTGAAGTGTAGAGCAATAAAAGCAGCAGATCACTGCAGGAGGCCCGGTGAGTGCAACCACAGCATGTCTGCCTTATATTGTCATATCATTGTCCATCGGTAGAAGTAGGGGGtctggaggtcagagctggaaacaGCATGGGGGATATCAGGGCAAACCCTCAGGGGAAAATGAAGAACCCCCATTTATTTCAAACAATTTTTGAGAAAGTTTTTAATCTCTGCTTCTCGTGAGGAGATGTAAACGTTCCAGATGTGGAATGTGTCACCCTGTTATGTTGTCACGGATCTTGTCTAATGTCGTTTTCGGAATCTACAATGTTCTATGACTCTGTTTCCTGACTAGGTCCTGACTAAATAATAACACGTTCATAGTCACTCAAGGGAGATGATTTTTACTGCAATGACATAGGTTTTGTACTGTATGATAGAAGAGGTGGACATTGATAAAAATCTGCTCTTGTGTGCACATGGTATATAACGGGAGAGAAAGGAACCTGCACATGGAACGTAATAACTCCGCAGCATCACCACAGATTTTCCAATCCTAATGTACAGTGAAAGAAAATCCCAGATGGTGAAGATTTTTTACGTCTAGCACTATACGTCAACTTTGGCCGTCGGATCTCCCTGTAACTCATTCCTTACGTTCCGACCCCAAGTGTTGTGCAACCACATCTTTAACTTAACACTGCCTAATCTTTTTATGACTAAAAGACGCAGTTGAGGAACACAGTCACCCATTTGTTACACATGTGGATTTTGCAGCTGGTTTCATGCAGATTTGCAGGGTAACCTTCTGTGATATTTGCTCCATGTGCAGGAATCCTCAGGAGCCCAGTGtggtgatattattattattattattattattatttatttatatagcaccattaattccatggtgctttacatttgggggttacatacaatacacaaggtagatataatactaacagtgaccgactggcacagtggggtagagggccctgcccgcgagggcttacaatctatgagggaggggggtagagacagaaggagagggggagactgtacagatggcggtgcggtgatagtgttattggaggttgtgggtcttcctgaataggggagtcttcagggccttcttgaatcctgtgattgtggggatcagtcttatgtgtcgtggtaaggagttccagagtatgggggatgcacgggagacggttgtgtgaggagcggatgaaagcagagcggagtaggaggtcattggaggatctgaggttatgtgtgggcaggtagcgggagattaggttggagatatatggaggggacaggttgtggatggctttgtatgttaatgttaatagcttgaactcaatttgctgggctataggtagccagtggagggactggcagaggggagcagccgatgaagatcggggggtgaggtgataTAGCTCACACTGATTTACTAAGATTTCCAGTATACGTATGGGCTCTACACAATGGAtggttcatttaa
This region of Leptodactylus fuscus isolate aLepFus1 chromosome 8, aLepFus1.hap2, whole genome shotgun sequence genomic DNA includes:
- the LOC142216530 gene encoding uncharacterized protein LOC142216530, whose translation is MTLVGIFSREDISCYNWLINNLVASRSARDVRPVTITNNFLTFQEEASKCNFAILYHSKNRGRVNVTDVTDSLYDRELQHLCDVHGRNNVLVVIDDLNSSSESEKQRILTHQPSIRELARDLFIFSSEDKAALTEGGYQSSPHTLRALDDIKRVIKGRKGRVSHDIERQPSETSTHPTQRRPIPSRRCIIIILALIAFIGIILIIVLNLPKNHHLGAFTPVHSTEAPKYYTVSSNMTTIMVFNTTVLM